In Thalassoglobus sp. JC818, a single window of DNA contains:
- a CDS encoding proton-conducting transporter membrane subunit: MPRLHLPWLELSVLLPLLGAILSFSLQNRHLARTVSIVTCGLTLVCATGEWIDFGMLESFEAHDQWDFLERILSHDVLVIDELSAPLLPLGAFLYFSIVVTTLRTKVNRFSFGWTLLSESILMATLACRTPWLLIGLLAAAVIPPWVELRQRGECTRVYLIHMGKFVALLVTGQLLVDVSSGSVGLSIVGGCLLTGGALIRNGTFPLHCWMTDLFEKATFGTAILFVIPMTGAYAVMRLVFPIAPSWALQSIAMISLITAFYAACMSTVQQDARRFFCFLFLSNSALVLVGLEMVTPVGLTGALCVWISVGISLLGLGLILRCVEARIGRLKLNRFHGLSEQTPYLAGTFLLTGLASIGFPGTIGFIGAELLVEGAVDVYPFIGFIVVLAMTLNGIAALNAYFRIFTGTHHQSSVSMGCRLTERIIIVVLSLMMIGGGLIPQPGINSRYHAAKALLEHRKLPVSLHTLSEHETSAKSLPVDFGLSTE; this comes from the coding sequence ATGCCGCGACTCCACCTCCCATGGCTTGAATTGAGTGTGCTATTACCACTACTCGGAGCGATTCTTTCGTTCTCGCTGCAGAACCGTCATCTCGCGCGGACTGTCAGCATTGTGACTTGTGGTCTCACGCTGGTCTGTGCAACCGGTGAGTGGATCGACTTTGGAATGCTCGAATCTTTCGAAGCTCACGACCAATGGGATTTCCTCGAAAGAATCTTGAGTCACGACGTTCTGGTAATTGACGAGTTGAGCGCACCTCTGCTTCCACTCGGAGCATTTCTTTACTTCTCGATCGTCGTTACCACTCTCCGAACAAAGGTCAACCGGTTCTCGTTCGGCTGGACGCTCCTTTCAGAATCGATCTTGATGGCAACACTCGCTTGCCGCACTCCCTGGTTGCTCATTGGACTCCTCGCTGCAGCAGTGATCCCACCCTGGGTTGAGTTGCGCCAACGCGGTGAATGCACTCGCGTCTATTTGATTCACATGGGAAAGTTCGTCGCACTGCTGGTTACCGGGCAGTTGCTCGTCGACGTGTCTTCTGGATCGGTGGGACTTTCGATCGTCGGTGGTTGTCTTCTGACTGGAGGAGCACTCATCCGCAATGGCACTTTTCCGCTGCATTGCTGGATGACAGATCTATTCGAGAAAGCCACTTTCGGGACAGCCATCCTGTTCGTCATCCCGATGACCGGGGCGTACGCGGTGATGCGGCTTGTATTCCCGATCGCTCCGTCATGGGCACTTCAAAGCATTGCAATGATTTCGCTGATCACTGCATTTTATGCTGCGTGCATGTCCACCGTGCAGCAAGACGCACGCAGATTCTTCTGCTTCCTTTTCCTAAGCAACAGTGCCCTCGTCCTGGTCGGACTGGAAATGGTCACACCGGTCGGGCTCACCGGAGCACTCTGCGTTTGGATCTCGGTCGGTATCTCTCTTCTTGGCTTGGGCCTCATTCTGCGATGCGTCGAAGCTCGAATCGGAAGACTTAAGCTCAATCGCTTCCATGGGCTCTCTGAACAGACACCCTATCTCGCGGGAACGTTTCTACTCACGGGACTGGCGTCGATTGGCTTCCCGGGAACGATTGGTTTTATCGGAGCAGAATTGCTCGTCGAAGGGGCTGTCGACGTCTACCCATTCATTGGGTTTATCGTCGTTCTGGCCATGACGTTGAACGGAATCGCAGCACTGAATGCCTATTTCCGTATCTTCACCGGGACGCATCATCAGTCATCGGTTTCCATGGGCTGTCGACTGACCGAACGGATCATCATTGTCGTGCTTTCCCTGATGATGATTGGCGGTGGTCTGATTCCCCAACCCGGCATCAACTCAAGATACCACGCAGCCAAAGCACTACTCGAACATCGCAAACTGCCGGTCTCACTTCACACACTCAGCGAACATGAAACTTCGGCGAAGTCCTTGCCCGTGGACTTCGGCTTGTCAACGGAATAA
- a CDS encoding SulP family inorganic anion transporter — translation MNNSHAQEVPRGNRQGFMTYWKSDVLSGFLVFLIALPLCLGISVVSGFPPIAGIFTAIIGAITTTFISNSELTIKGPAAGLIVIAIGCIEDFGGNGMTNGWTDADLTAYRAALAVGAASAVIQILFGLFRGGILGEFFPISAVHGMLAAIGVIIIIKQFPVALGVSGSGEPLEMLREFPNYVLEANPAIAAIGVTSLLIMFLWPIAGKKMGFLKKIPSPMIVLLVTVPMGMAFDLLHEHSYTLQGHQYQLGEQYLVKMPDRVFGMFNDITTPEFSALSQLKAWKWVIMFFIIGSLESVLSAKAIDVLDPWKRKTDMNRDVTAVGIGNLLAALVGGLPMISEIVRSKANIDNGARTRFADLWHGVFLLACVALIPMVLHRIPLAALAAMLVYTGYRLAHPTEFVQVYRIGKEQLAIFTTTLLVVLATDLLVGVAAGIVLKLIIHLANGVPIRSLFKPYIEVQEIDDQTSLILARESAVFSNWIPFKRQIEEIGLVQRRNLIVDVSETKLVDHSVMEKLHEIERDFTNEGLKFEVHGLDSLQPLADNAHAARKRGLAVMRRLTVVAESDIEEWLESQFVSLGATGFTSLTCRGIGRRGIADGAAISESRVRIEVIMTSETCESILDFLRKDVLPKHPVTACVETVDVIRRDQFDPVNGSHIVEHSTSL, via the coding sequence ATGAACAATTCACACGCTCAAGAAGTCCCCCGAGGAAACCGTCAGGGATTCATGACCTACTGGAAGTCCGACGTGTTGTCCGGGTTTCTCGTTTTTCTCATCGCGCTTCCGCTCTGTCTGGGGATCTCCGTCGTTTCCGGATTTCCTCCAATTGCGGGCATCTTTACAGCGATCATTGGTGCGATCACAACCACTTTCATCAGCAACAGCGAGCTGACAATTAAAGGGCCAGCTGCCGGTCTGATAGTGATTGCGATTGGTTGCATTGAAGACTTTGGCGGCAATGGAATGACGAACGGATGGACCGACGCCGACCTGACAGCCTACCGAGCCGCACTCGCAGTCGGTGCCGCTTCCGCTGTCATTCAAATTCTTTTTGGCCTCTTTCGCGGAGGAATTCTGGGAGAATTCTTTCCAATCTCTGCCGTGCACGGAATGCTCGCCGCGATTGGTGTCATCATCATCATCAAACAGTTTCCGGTCGCTCTCGGTGTGTCAGGCAGTGGTGAACCGCTCGAAATGCTTCGAGAGTTCCCCAACTATGTTTTAGAGGCGAACCCGGCGATTGCCGCAATTGGAGTGACGAGCCTGCTCATCATGTTCCTCTGGCCGATTGCCGGAAAGAAGATGGGATTCCTCAAGAAAATCCCATCACCGATGATCGTGCTCTTGGTGACCGTTCCGATGGGAATGGCTTTCGACCTCTTGCATGAACACTCCTATACGCTGCAAGGGCATCAATACCAACTCGGCGAACAATATCTCGTCAAAATGCCCGACCGAGTCTTCGGAATGTTCAACGATATCACCACTCCCGAATTCAGTGCGCTCTCGCAACTGAAAGCGTGGAAGTGGGTCATCATGTTTTTCATCATCGGAAGCTTGGAGTCCGTTCTCAGCGCGAAGGCAATCGATGTGCTCGATCCGTGGAAGCGCAAGACCGATATGAATCGGGATGTCACGGCTGTCGGGATCGGTAATTTGCTGGCAGCACTGGTCGGCGGTCTTCCCATGATTTCAGAGATCGTCAGGTCGAAGGCCAACATCGACAATGGAGCCCGAACACGGTTCGCAGATCTGTGGCACGGAGTCTTTCTCCTCGCTTGTGTCGCCCTGATCCCGATGGTTCTGCATCGAATTCCGCTCGCAGCACTCGCTGCCATGCTTGTCTATACAGGCTACCGACTCGCTCATCCTACAGAATTTGTGCAGGTCTACCGAATCGGGAAAGAGCAGCTCGCGATTTTCACAACAACTTTGCTGGTCGTGCTCGCTACGGATTTGCTCGTCGGTGTCGCGGCTGGAATTGTCCTGAAGTTGATCATCCACCTTGCGAACGGTGTCCCAATTCGATCGCTCTTCAAGCCGTATATTGAAGTGCAGGAGATTGATGATCAGACGAGTCTGATTCTCGCACGGGAATCAGCCGTCTTCAGTAACTGGATTCCTTTCAAACGACAGATCGAAGAGATCGGGCTTGTTCAAAGACGAAATCTCATTGTGGATGTCTCGGAAACGAAACTCGTCGACCACAGCGTGATGGAAAAGCTGCATGAGATCGAGCGCGACTTCACAAACGAAGGTTTAAAGTTCGAAGTCCATGGTCTCGACTCGCTCCAACCACTGGCTGACAACGCACATGCAGCTCGCAAACGCGGATTGGCAGTGATGCGTCGATTGACGGTCGTTGCTGAGAGTGACATCGAAGAGTGGCTCGAATCGCAGTTTGTCTCACTCGGCGCAACCGGATTCACGTCGCTGACGTGTCGTGGAATTGGACGTCGGGGAATCGCCGACGGGGCAGCCATTTCAGAGTCGCGAGTGCGAATCGAAGTCATCATGACGTCAGAGACGTGTGAATCGATTCTCGATTTCCTCAGAAAAGACGTGCTTCCGAAGCACCCGGTCACTGCCTGCGTTGAAACAGTTGACGTCATTCGAAGAGACCAGTTCGATCCCGTAAACGGTTCGCATATCGTCGAACATTCCACCAGTCTGTGA